In Zymoseptoria tritici IPO323 chromosome 7, whole genome shotgun sequence, the genomic window TTGTTCGAAGACGATGTCCATCGCAATGTCTCTGCGGCGGGCGCCAGCAGTGGTCTTGTAAGCCAGCAATGTCCGCTGCCAGCATCTGACCCCTTGCAATCCAAGCGGCGTTTGCATGCTGTCAGCATCGCACGCCATACCAGCGGCCGGAAGATCTGCCGTTCGTCTTGCAGGTGCTCTGCTAGGACAGTGAGACTAGACGACGAGCCTTTGCCAATCGTTTGATGTAGTCATCAAGGTGAAGCGAGTATCTAAAACCTTCTGGGCGGAGATCTGCTCTGCGACCGGGTTTTGTCCGTCCATTGCATGCAGTCGGATACGACGGACCGAAGCATAGCCGAAGAATGCGACGACTGTAAGCATCTCGACCGGCCGGAGTTGTGGCCACGGATTTGATGTGTTTGACGGGAGATCCTCGCATCCGAAATCTGTCTTGGGAGTACGTCCGAGACAAGTCGCAAATCGGTAGAATCGTACGGCCTTTGCGACAATTCGCCGATGCCTACGTGCGTACGGCTCGGGCGAAGAAGCGGCGTTCGTCTCACTCTTCGAACGAGAGCTCAGCTTGGGATGAGAGGAGAGACGACACgagacgagaagaaggaggggcAAAGacgatgtggaggaggaggttcgGCAGAGAGGAGATAAAAAGAGGTTAACGTAGATATAACCCGGAGGAAGAATAATAAAGGAAGGACCAAAGAGAAACTTCTCCGGCGTAGCCTTAGGTACGCTAGTATAGACTTTAGTACGGCTTTTCATCGCTACTGCAGATAGATACTTATTTAATAAATAAGTTATATAAAAGTTTAGAACGGTAGTAAAGCTAACTCTATAGTATAATAGAACGTGTCGGTAGTACTAGTACGTAACCTTATATTCCGAGTATTAGGGTTAAGCTTTAAATATTCTCCCTTAAGGAGATTAGGTATAGAAGAAGCCTAAGGGTACCCCTACTAGAATAAttctaatatatataggagCGGCTTAGTCTACGTAAATTAAATACTATTATAATTTCCTAGATATTAGAGCTTACTACTATCTCTATTATACTATTAGAATTTCCTATATATTAGAGCTTACTACTATCTCTATTTCGAGCCCGCTAGTATTAGTCTTtatattatagtagtaagagTCGACTAATCTAGCGGTCTAAGGAATTTTCGCCGAAAAGGGTTAAATTCGTATTATAAAGCGTCGTAACGATCGAAGAtaggtcggcgacgaggaacacctgtacgtggtgccggctacgaacctgcgacgataccgtcgttgcagagctaagtttcctccggaggattgtttgtttgtttgtttgtttgtttgttccatttacgtccttttggagtctatgactatgtaggacggccttgcaagcaaggcagtagatctatttacaatcaaattctcTTAGTATTCttttgaccttaggggaaaccccgtgcctaaggcaggacctgcaagcagaatctgccaaaggactttaaaacagcgcaagataaaggaaattaaacgagtgttgtTGTCTGTAGAGTGttgttgtctgcagccggggctacagaattttcgcgccaagctttttgcagaattttcagcggatccttccgcttcgcacgcacgctgcaaattcgaatataaaagcagtgcaaaagcagtgcaaaagcagaagcagctgtctaactcgctgccccctcttatccttaatatgcctttgtggaactatatgccgctttCAggcgcatatagctacgcaggttaatcgtagagttgtagattccaccgactattctagctctttaaagtgcacttTTCCGTAGAGGCGACGAATCTctagagggaaagaggtgcgatttcggttcggatttcgaggaggtgcgcgtataggatagagtggactacttctccttcttcttcttcttcttcttcttcttcttcttgtttgtatcgtagagggctgttcgttcgaatcgtactgtTGTTCTattatagcttgtatttcgaggcggatttcgagaaggatttcgagcggatttcgagaggttttcgaggaggtttccgaggaggtttcttctagactgtcttggtttcccttccgaggaaggtacttacaacggccaccgcgtgaaggtgcagtctgttcggccgtctagcGGTCGTAGTAAACTGTTAAATATAAGCCTATTTCCTAGTAGAAATACATCCTTTTTAATACAAATGTTCCTAATTTATTAAGCGTTTAGTTTACGCCTTAAGGATTTTTAGATTCGAGATATATATActttcctataatatctACGACTAAAGATTTACTTTTATATATAAAAGTACGTTATATGTTATACTATATAGCAAAAGACAGCTTTTCCGTAACAGCTATATGTCCGTTCTGTACGAATATTCCTTAGGCGCTCCGCTGTAGACTCGGGAATACGCTAAACTATATCGGTAAGGACAACGTAGAGGAAGGCAAGAAGGAACACGTTATGCAGCAACCGTAACAACAATCGGGTCTACCTCGGAGCGCGCTAAAGAGGAGGCAGGCGTGCTAGACGTTTCCTTTAGGCACTATCGGGTCTACTACTCTCGGATTTAGACCTCCGCAGGATCTTATGCTACCGAACGAGTCGCCGCTTTCTACTTAGCGACATTTACTTCTATCGGATTTGTCGCAAGAGGGGAAATACTGCTGCTAAGCGATACCGTCGCATTTTGTACTGCTAGTCTTTTCTAACCCTCTTGCGCGCTCTTTCGTCGTCGTGCTCAGAAGACGATTTGCGTTTGACTACTTTGCTTCCCAACGCACTCAGAGACGGTGTCTGCGTAACCTCTAGCGTGGACAACTCGACATCAAAACGGCTGCGAATCCAATTACGGAGTTCGACTCCAGCCAAGGAATCAATGCCGTAATCAATCAACGATCGTTCCTCCTCGATGGGTTGCGTACTTTGAAGGATCTTTGCGAGATGGGCCTTGATGGCCGCCACAGCTCCCTGCTGGAGGGAGGCAGTATTTGCGCCGTTCTGGACGAGCGTTTTGAAAGCGCGCACCTCTGCAGCCCCTCCAGCTTCAATCTCGTCGGCCGAgtcatcgtcttcgccgaTGTAGCCGCGGCCCAAGGCACCAAATCGGGCGTCGGACAAAAGTGCGCCGCCAGGCTTCTGATGATGGGAGATGCTGGTGACTAGCTGTGCCGAGCTGGCCGGGTTGATCGGGGCTTCCTTGTCCTGCTGCTCAATTGAAAATTGAAGGATCTCGTGCAGTAAAGACTGATTGATTGGGGTCCACGAATCGGTGTCCAGTGCCCTCAGAAGGTCGACGTGCTCGCTCATGTATCCGACATCGTCGATGGCGCCCAGGTCGATGGAGCATGCAGGCAAGCCACGGGCCTTGCGGTGCTCGGCCAAGGCATCGAGAAAGGCATTTCCGGCAGCGTAGTTTGCTTGACCCTTCTGTCCGATCAAGCccgagatggaggagaacaGCGTGAAGAAATCCAGTGAGATTCCCAACTCTTCAGCCGCGCGATGCAAGTTCCACGCCCCCTGCACTTTGGAGCGCAATGCCTGATGGTACTCTTGATTCGTCATGGACGCAAACACTCTGTCCCGCAACACCATTGCGGCGTGAACTATGCCTCGAATGGGAGAGCCAGCTGCTTTTAGACATCGGCCAACGTCTTCGTACCGAGCAACGTCGCCTTGAACCAGCACAACCCGCGTGTTGAGAAGTTCAAGTTCTCGCAAGACGGCTTGCGACTTGTCATCGTCGTAGCCACTTCTGCCAAGGACCACGAGAGTCCTCGCTCCCCAGAGAGCTAGTTGAACGGCGATCCCACCGTTGAGACCTTTGAGACCGCCGATGAGCACATATGCGGCTCCCGGGTCAAGATGCAGGCGACGCGCGCGAGGTCGCACTGGGATCAACACGTCAGGGGGTGCTGATCGTGACACCACGACACGACCAATGTGATAACCGCCCATGGCACGAAAGGCAGCCGAGATCTGATCGAACCTGAAGACAGTGACCGGCTCAATCGGCTTCAACACTCCTTGTTCGAGGAGCGTGATCGCCTTTTTGAGAGTCTCGCCAATCAGCTCATCTGGCATCTCACGGTGCCCAAAGTCAATGCATCGGTAAGACGTGTTGCGTAGGAAAGGCTGGAGTGGCAGGTATCCGCGATCCAGTAGATCGCGTTTCCCTAATTCGATGAACGTGCCTCCTTCGGCAATGCATCGCCATGACTCTTCGAGAAGCTCTCCCGTAAGCGAGTTGAGCACGATGTCGACACCCCGACCGCCAGTGATCTTCTTGATGCCGTGGGAAAAGGCCGTGTCTCGGGAACTGAAAATGTGGTCCTCTGGGATGCCGTATTCACGAACCAGgaactccttcttctcggcaCTGCCGACAGTTGCAAACACTTCAGCCTGCGCTACCTGGCAAAGCTGAATGACGGCTGCTCCGAGCGCTCCAGAGGCCGAGTGAACGAGAACTCGACTTCCTTTTCGCAATTTGGCGAGGCCTTCCAGCGAATGCAGAGCCGTGATAAACGGAGTGGTTGCGACCTGTTCGAAGCTCATCCAGGCCGGTAACTCATGAACTCTGCAGGCTGGCTTGATGACACGATTGGCCAGGACTCCGTGACCGGAAACGACGACTCGCTGTCCAGGTCTGAGGGCGACGACTCCACTGCTGGCCACTCGTCTCACGATGCCCGCTCCATCGAGACCCAGGACATGCTCGTTCTCCGGAACCAGACCCATGGCAACGGCCACATCTTTGAACGCCAAGGAGACTGCCATgatctcgacttcgactGTTCCCGGTTGCAGCGTCTCCactacatcttcttcttgccacgTGAGTGAGTCCAGATCGCCCGGCTTCTCACAATGTAATGCGACGCGGGCATCGAACGACGACAAAGGTCTATGTGTCGTCGGAATACTCCGACCTGCTCTCCCACGCTGTGCTGCCGCCGAGTTCAACTCTGTATCCGGCACCACCCGGGGAACATAGACTACGCCTTCACGCTCGGCAAACTCGAAGTCGACGCCGGTCCCTTTCAGCTTGCCAGCCTTGAGACGCTGCAAAACATCCAGAACGGCAGGCACCGTGTTTGGTCCATTGATGCATTCCACATCCAAGGTGATGAGTTCCAGCAATGGGTCCTCGGCTTTTGCCGTCCTGCGAAGACCGTGGATCAGAGCTTTGTGGGGTTGGCTGGGTCTCATTTGCGAGCCTTCTGTGATCCAAAGGATCGGAGCTCCGCTGGCTAATAGCTCCTGAAGGCTGACCCAGTCCTTCTCGGATATGTCGGGGAGAATAGGCTGTCCAGACTCAATTACCAGAGAGATGGCGCTGGAGTCCACCTCGGCAGGCGGCTCGCCATCATGTGTCATTCTCCAGCCTGCCTGAGCTATGCCACCGAGCAGAGCTCGTACTGCTTCATCCGGTCTCGTGAGGCTACAAAGCTTCACATTTCCGCCCGCACCGGCTGAGTTTGAGTGAGAAAAGTCGGCCCAAAGCGTCACATCCTCGCGAAGCAGAGTTCGGGGAATGTCGAGCTGTATGCGCCGAAGGTCCTTCGGACACAAACCCTCGATATTCGCTTTGCGACGGATGCCATTGCCGCCGCCGGCAATCTCTTCGTGGGATGAATCGACGGGATCATCGTGGCCATCGATTCCCGCGTGTTCCTCGCTCGATGATGTGTCTTGTTCTCTGCTCCACAGCAGGTACCCTCCGTCTTTGAGATACTTCCGAGCTGACTGTACGAGCTCAGCATCGGAAGCTAGTCCAGATCTATATATGACAAGATCATGCTGGAAACTTTCCGGTTGCGCGAGAGCAAATGCTTCGAGTGCTTCCGTCGTGCGCTCAATCACGACAAACCTCCCGTCTGTGGCGTCTGCCGGATATTTGGACTGGAACTTGACCAGCTCGTCGAATCCGGAGACAGCGAGCGTAAAATCGCTGGCTGCCTCGCGGAACTTGCTCGACCCTCCCAGCCACAGACTCTGATCCGCATCGGGAGTGTGTACAATTTCCAAGACGGACAATCTGGAATGTTTGTGCAATACCAGGCTGATGTACTCGTCCGTGAGCGACAACGATCCCGCCGGGTAGGCCTGGCGCTCGAAGGTGATGTCTGGCTTCCACTGCACCTGGCTGTATCGATGTTTGTCGTATATCGAAGGCGAGCGATCGATGATGCTATGGCTCAATCCGGACACCTGCAGCACGAGTTGTCCCGAACTTGTGTCATGCGCGGAGATGTGGTAAACATGGCTCTTCGCGCTCTCCGGCCGGCCCACCCCCGAATAGTCCGCCGTGGCTTCCACTCGAGCCTCGTCCGTGCTGGGTGTCAAGTGCGAGGAGACGAACATGTCATTGATGCTTACCGGGACCAGGAGTTCGTTCACGTCCCATCGCACGCCTTCCCACATGGCGGGAGCCGTACTCTGAATGCAACCGTCAAAGGTTGCTGGATGGATCAAATAGCGTGATGCTGGCCTTTGGAGCGCGGGCTCCCGGAGTGAAACCAGCGAACGACTGCGACGTTGACCTGGGTATGCCGATATTGCTTTCTGGGTCCGAAAGCTCGGCCCGAACTTGTATCCAACATCACGCATCGCCTTGTACCAGAGATCCCCGGGAACGGGTCGTTCCAAGGGATGagcctcttcgccttccgcATCTGCAACAGCTAGTCAGTGACCTCCGCAGACTGATTTCGGAGCGTCTACCGTGAGACGTACAACGGGCAGCCTCTTCCGCGTGCGCTAATCGTACCAGCCCAGAGCTATGTTCTTGCCATCGTTCGAGGACAAACGAAGCGACATTGTACTCGTGCCATACCGACTTGTCCCCTGTGCGTGGCCGCAATGTGAGCCTTATCCTGACATCGGATTCCGACTGAAAAGGGAGTGCACGGTGGAATTTGATGTCTCGAAGGCGGACGCCATGGATGGAAGTCTGTGGTACCACGCCAGTCAATCCctcgtgctgctgctgtaTCGCTTCAATGGCCATTGCAAGAAATGCAGTTGCCGGGAAAAGGATTTCACTGCCAATCTGCAAGATCATGTTAGCTCAAAAACGACCCgagagaggaggattgaGTTGCCTTGTGGTCCGCCAGCCAAGGTAGGTCTTCCACCCGCAGCGTGTTCTTCCAAGTTGGCTCCTGCCAACTTGTGCCCAGGACTTTGCTTCCGAGAAGCTCGTGATGTGGATGCAGGCGATGACGCCAGTCAGCGCTCGACTCGTTCTCGTACCAATACTCTTGCGATCGGTCCCAGGAGTAGTTGGGCAGATCGACAAGCACGGGGGGTCGATGCTGCGAATCGATGGCGTTCACCCGTGAGATGTCCACATCTGTGCCAGCGATGAACGCCCGACCCGCACATTCGACCAGGGTTCTGATTGCGTTTTTCCCTCTTGCGAACGCCGGAGTGTATGAAACTTCTTGGTGGCGTTGAGCTTGCTCCAAAACTTGTTTGACCGGGCCTGCCAGCGCACCAGAGGGTCCTATCTCTACCAAGAAGTCAATGGAGGCGTCGGTGTCTTGGACTAGTTCGGTCAAGGCTTCATCAAAGCGCACGACGGACGCCATGTTTTTCGCCCAGTAGTCGGCATTGACTTTCAATCCTCTCTTTCTGCCCGTCAGGGAAGAATACATGATCGGCCGTTCCCCTTGACTCTCCTCGTCCGAGACGATTGGCGCAATGAGTTTTCGGTAATCATCTGCGACCTCTTTGATGAATTGAGAGTGGTAAGCCACATTGACGCGGAGTGGTCGAGCAAACAGTCCAGCAGCCTCCAGCCGGCTCTGGACTGTATGCAACTGTTCGACTCTGCCAGACAACGTGGTACTCCTGGGACTGTTGCAGCATGCGATCTCAACGCCGTCTTCCACGCCCTCCAAGAATGGTCGGACTTCAACAGCGCCAACTCCTGTAGCCAACATACCGTAACCGCTGACTTGTGCGGCTCTTTCTGCGGCGTAGCCTCGGTAGTACGCCAGAGTGATTGCTTGAGCATTGGTTATGATCCCcgttgctgctgcggcggcgatcTCCCCAGACGAGTGACCAAGCACGGCGGTCGGTATGACATTCCATTCTTTGAGAATGTGAACCAGGGCTAGCTGCAGCGCGGTCACGAGCGCCTGCGAGAGTTCCGGCCTCTGTACTTCGTCCGCAGTTCGCGAAAGTGTCAACTCGTCAATCAATTTCCAAGCAGGCGGGTGCGGCAACCTCGCCAAGACGTCGTCGAGGTCCAGGATGACTTTCTTGGCCTGCGGATAATACTCCAGCAGCGCTTTGCCTTGCCGTGGCCACTGGGCACCCTGGCCCGTGAAGATGAATCCAATGTTCGGCGGCTTCCCACGTCGTTTGCCAGTGACGAGATGGCCCACGTCCAGCTCGCTTGAATCCGTGACGATAAAACCGCGGTGAAACAGGCGGCTTCTACGCTCGGAGAGAGTGTAACTCAGACTGCCCAAATCTGTCGATATGCTAGGGTTCAAGAGGTGTTTTTGGAGCGAAAGGAAGTTCCGACGCACAGCTTGTTCGTCATGGGCGCTCAGGACAAGCAAGGTCGGTCGCGAGGGTCCTCGCTCCTGTTGCAGCAATCGCCCGGTGTCGTTGCCCTCGTACGAGAATTGAAATAAACGTCGTTGCTCGTTGTTCGGAGCATCTAGGACAAGATGCACATTGGAGCCTGGTCAACCGTCAGTCTCACTTTGTGCACACTTACGAATCTACGAGAACAGAACACCAACCTCCGTATCCAAAGGAGTTGACGCTCACTCTTCGCAATGCCACTTCAGGCCATGGGACAGCATCTCGTGATACTCTCAGCCTGAGTCCCTCGAAATCGACTATGGATGAATGTGTTGGTCAGCTTGCGCGACGTGAGATGACATGGCGGGAAAGCGACCGACTTTGAGGATTGGGAGTCTGGAGAGATGGTAGGCCCGGGATGGAGTCACTCTCCAGCGTGAGAATGGCTTTGATGAGTCCCGTGACGCCGGCCGCCGGCTCCGAGTGACCAATGTTCGCCTTGGCCGAGCCGATGATGAGTGGGTGCAGAGGATCTCGTGTTTCCGCAAAGACGGAAGCGACTCCCTGCGCTTCAGCAGGATCTCCCGCCTGTAGAAATACATCATGTCAGCCCGAAACGGCAGTAAAGGAGTCGAGGGAATCATACCTGCGTGCCGGTGCCATGGCACTCGACGTATGTCGTTGCATTAAAGTCCGTAATGCCTGCATTCGCATATGCAGCTCGGATGGCCACGGCCTGCGCTTCAGGACTGGGCGCGGTGATTCCGCCAGTTCTCCCATCATTGTTGGTGGCGGAGCCGCGAATGATGGCTCGAACAGGATCTCCATCTCGAAGAGCATCGGAAAGACGCTTGACGATGACGGCGTTCACGGCTTCGGCCTTGATATACCCATCAGCCCGGGCATCGAAGGTATGACATTTTCCGGTGGGTGACATGGCCCCGTTGATCACTCCCTTGTCCATGGCGTGCTCCGGGCTGAGATAAATGTTCGCCCCGGCCACAATCGCACCATCGATCTCACCACTGGAGAGAT contains:
- the PKS7 gene encoding polyketide synthase (predicted involved in secondary metabolite biosynthesis) — encoded protein: MASEHRSSKEFKQEPLAIVGLACRLPGHCNSPRDFLNLLQAGRIASIEVPKSRFNRDGFYAGPNQPGSIRSPGGMFIEDIDPKTFDATFFGINKQTAVAMDPQQRQLLEVVYEAMENAGIRLEDVNKKPIGCFVGSYAVDYGDIQGRDPADRAPGVTVGVGRAILSNRISYFLNTQGPSMTIDTACSGSLVGLDVAARYLSSGEIDGAIVAGANIYLSPEHAMDKGVINGAMSPTGKCHTFDARADGYIKAEAVNAVIVKRLSDALRDGDPVRAIIRGSATNNDGRTGGITAPSPEAQAVAIRAAYANAGITDFNATTYVECHGTGTQAGDPAEAQGVASVFAETRDPLHPLIIGSAKANIGHSEPAAGVTGLIKAILTLESDSIPGLPSLQTPNPQIDFEGLRLRVSRDAVPWPEVALRRVSVNSFGYGGSNVHLVLDAPNNEQRRLFQFSYEGNDTGRLLQQERGPSRPTLLVLSAHDEQAVRRNFLSLQKHLLNPSISTDLGSLSYTLSERRSRLFHRGFIVTDSSELDVGHLVTGKRRGKPPNIGFIFTGQGAQWPRQGKALLEYYPQAKKVILDLDDVLARLPHPPAWKLIDELTLSRTADEVQRPELSQALVTALQLALVHILKEWNVIPTAVLGHSSGEIAAAAATGIITNAQAITLAYYRGYAAERAAQVSGYGMLATGVGAVEVRPFLEGVEDGVEIACCNSPRSTTLSGRVEQLHTVQSRLEAAGLFARPLRVNVAYHSQFIKEVADDYRKLIAPIVSDEESQGERPIMYSSLTGRKRGLKVNADYWAKNMASVVRFDEALTELVQDTDASIDFLVEIGPSGALAGPVKQVLEQAQRHQEVSYTPAFARGKNAIRTLVECAGRAFIAGTDVDISRVNAIDSQHRPPVLVDLPNYSWDRSQEYWYENESSADWRHRLHPHHELLGSKVLGTSWQEPTWKNTLRVEDLPWLADHKATQSSSLGSEILFPATAFLAMAIEAIQQQHEGLTGVVPQTSIHGVRLRDIKFHRALPFQSESDVRIRLTLRPRTGDKSVWHEYNVASFVLERWQEHSSGLVRLAHAEEAAHAEGEEAHPLERPVPGDLWYKAMRDVGYKFGPSFRTQKAISAYPGQRRSRSLVSLREPALQRPASRYLIHPATFDGCIQSTAPAMWEGVRWDVNELLVPVSINDMFVSSHLTPSTDEARVEATADYSGVGRPESAKSHVYHISAHDTSSGQLVLQVSGLSHSIIDRSPSIYDKHRYSQVQWKPDITFERQAYPAGSLSLTDEYISLVLHKHSRLSVLEIVHTPDADQSLWLGGSSKFREAASDFTLAVSGFDELVKFQSKYPADATDGRFVVIERTTEALEAFALAQPESFQHDLVIYRSGLASDAELVQSARKYLKDGGYLLWSREQDTSSSEEHAGIDGHDDPVDSSHEEIAGGGNGIRRKANIEGLCPKDLRRIQLDIPRTLLREDVTLWADFSHSNSAGAGGNVKLCSLTRPDEAVRALLGGIAQAGWRMTHDGEPPAEVDSSAISLVIESGQPILPDISEKDWVSLQELLASGAPILWITEGSQMRPSQPHKALIHGLRRTAKAEDPLLELITLDVECINGPNTVPAVLDVLQRLKAGKLKGTGVDFEFAEREGVVYVPRVVPDTELNSAAAQRGRAGRSIPTTHRPLSSFDARVALHCEKPGDLDSLTWQEEDVVETLQPGTVEVEIMAVSLAFKDVAVAMGLVPENEHVLGLDGAGIVRRVASSGVVALRPGQRVVVSGHGVLANRVIKPACRVHELPAWMSFEQVATTPFITALHSLEGLAKLRKGSRVLVHSASGALGAAVIQLCQVAQAEVFATVGSAEKKEFLVREYGIPEDHIFSSRDTAFSHGIKKITGGRGVDIVLNSLTGELLEESWRCIAEGGTFIELGKRDLLDRGYLPLQPFLRNTSYRCIDFGHREMPDELIGETLKKAITLLEQGVLKPIEPVTVFRFDQISAAFRAMGGYHIGRVVVSRSAPPDVLIPVRPRARRLHLDPGAAYVLIGGLKGLNGGIAVQLALWGARTLVVLGRSGYDDDKSQAVLRELELLNTRVVLVQGDVARYEDVGRCLKAAGSPIRGIVHAAMVLRDRVFASMTNQEYHQALRSKVQGAWNLHRAAEELGISLDFFTLFSSISGLIGQKGQANYAAGNAFLDALAEHRKARGLPACSIDLGAIDDVGYMSEHVDLLRALDTDSWTPINQSLLHEILQFSIEQQDKEAPINPASSAQLVTSISHHQKPGGALLSDARFGALGRGYIGEDDDSADEIEAGGAAEVRAFKTLVQNGANTASLQQGAVAAIKAHLAKILQSTQPIEEERSLIDYGIDSLAGVELRNWIRSRFDVELSTLEVTQTPSLSALGSKVVKRKSSSEHDDERARKRVRKD